The following proteins are encoded in a genomic region of Streptomyces lunaelactis:
- a CDS encoding glycine betaine ABC transporter substrate-binding protein: MRLTRVRTAVAGAGALLLAAAGLSGCGLTSGSPLADSVQPGSIGKGRPLKGAQLTVTSKEFTEQIILGQIMGLVFKAAGAEVLDRTNIQGSIGAREAVKSGAADGMYEYTGTAWITYLGHTKPVVDPYEQWEAVRDEDRRNGIAWLPAAPLNNTYALVANRANAQKYRLRTLSDVARLTKKDPGAATICGGSEFSVREDGLPGVAKTYGFALRRGNFKKMDDGVVYTQVAKGAACTLGVAATTDGRIPELELKVLEDDRHFFPNYNAAPEMNSTTMRKYPAIADVLAPITKRLTGAEAQRLNARVDVDGEDPHEVAKDWLVREGFIREG, from the coding sequence ATGCGCCTGACCCGGGTACGGACGGCCGTCGCGGGCGCGGGCGCCCTGCTGCTCGCCGCCGCAGGGCTGAGCGGCTGCGGACTGACCAGCGGCAGCCCGCTGGCCGACTCGGTGCAGCCCGGCTCCATCGGGAAGGGGCGACCGCTGAAGGGCGCCCAACTGACCGTGACCTCCAAGGAGTTCACCGAGCAGATCATCCTGGGCCAGATCATGGGGCTGGTCTTCAAAGCGGCCGGCGCGGAAGTCCTGGACCGGACGAACATCCAGGGCTCGATCGGTGCCCGCGAGGCGGTCAAGTCCGGTGCGGCGGACGGGATGTACGAGTACACGGGCACGGCCTGGATCACCTACCTCGGTCACACCAAGCCGGTCGTCGACCCGTACGAGCAGTGGGAGGCCGTACGCGACGAGGACCGCCGCAACGGCATCGCCTGGCTGCCCGCCGCCCCGCTCAACAACACCTACGCGCTGGTCGCGAACCGGGCGAATGCGCAGAAGTACCGGCTGCGCACTCTCTCCGACGTGGCACGTCTGACGAAGAAAGACCCGGGCGCGGCGACGATCTGCGGCGGAAGTGAGTTCTCGGTGCGCGAGGACGGCCTGCCGGGCGTGGCGAAGACGTACGGATTCGCCCTCCGGCGCGGGAACTTCAAAAAGATGGACGACGGCGTCGTCTACACCCAGGTCGCCAAGGGCGCGGCCTGCACCCTCGGCGTGGCTGCCACCACCGACGGCCGCATTCCGGAACTCGAGCTGAAGGTGCTGGAGGACGACCGGCACTTCTTCCCCAACTACAACGCGGCACCCGAGATGAACAGCACCACGATGAGGAAGTACCCCGCCATCGCCGACGTCCTCGCCCCGATCACCAAGCGGCTGACGGGGGCGGAGGCCCAGCGGCTGAACGCGCGGGTGGACGTGGACGGGGAGGACCCGCACGAGGTGGCGAAGGACTGGCTGGTGCGGGAGGGCTTCATCCGGGAGGGCTGA
- a CDS encoding ArsR/SmtB family transcription factor, whose amino-acid sequence MQVPLYQAKAEFFRMLGHPVRIRVLELLQNGPVPVRDLLSEIDIEPSSLSQQLAVLRRSGIVVSIRDGSTVSYALAGGDVAELLRAARRILTELLVGQSELLAELRQADV is encoded by the coding sequence ATGCAGGTACCGCTGTACCAGGCCAAGGCGGAGTTCTTCCGGATGCTCGGACACCCCGTCCGCATCCGCGTGCTGGAGCTCCTTCAGAACGGCCCCGTTCCCGTTCGGGACCTGCTGTCCGAGATTGATATCGAGCCCTCCAGCCTCTCCCAGCAACTGGCCGTGCTGCGCCGCTCCGGAATCGTGGTGTCCATCCGCGACGGATCGACCGTCAGCTACGCCCTGGCCGGCGGAGACGTGGCCGAACTGCTGCGCGCGGCCCGCCGTATCCTCACCGAACTCCTCGTCGGCCAGAGCGAGTTGCTTGCCGAGCTCCGACAGGCTGACGTGTAG
- a CDS encoding acyl-CoA dehydrogenase family protein, with protein sequence MADPLLFNPRTYDPAQFDPETRRLLRATVAWFEDRGKRRLIEDYRSRAWLADFLAFAAKEGLFATFLTPASAAGHKDQRWDTARIAALNEIFGFYGLDYWYAWQVTILGLGPVWQSDNTAARTRAAELLAQGEVFAFGLSEKTHGADIYSTDMLLTPDGNGGFRADGSKYYIGNGNAAGLVSVFGRRTDVEGPDGYVFFAADSRHPAYHLVKNVVDSSKYVSEFRLEDYPVGSDDVLHTGRAAFDAALNTVNVGKFNLCTASIGICEHAIYEAVTHAHNRILYGRPVTAFPHVRRELADAYVRLVGMKLFSDRAVDYFRSASSDDRRYLLFNPMTKMKVTTEGEKVIDLMWDVIAAKGFEKDTYFAQAAVEIRGLPKLEGTVHVNLALILKFMRNHLLHPAEFAAVPTRLDAADDTFLFEQGPARGLGSVRFHDWRPAYDVYAGVPNVARFREQADALCEFVTTSAPDEEQSRDLDLLLAVGQLFALVVHGQLILEQARLTDLDEDVLDELFSVLVRDFSAFAVELHGKDSATADQQRWALGAVRRPVVDEARSGRVWERVEALSGAYEMAP encoded by the coding sequence ATGGCCGACCCCCTGCTCTTCAACCCGCGCACGTACGACCCGGCGCAGTTCGACCCCGAGACCCGCAGGCTGCTGCGTGCCACCGTCGCCTGGTTCGAGGATCGCGGCAAGCGCAGGCTCATCGAGGACTACCGTTCCCGCGCCTGGCTGGCCGACTTCCTCGCGTTCGCAGCGAAGGAAGGGCTGTTCGCCACCTTCCTCACCCCCGCGTCCGCCGCCGGGCACAAGGACCAGCGCTGGGACACGGCCCGGATCGCCGCCCTCAACGAGATCTTCGGGTTCTACGGTCTCGACTACTGGTACGCATGGCAGGTGACCATCCTTGGTCTCGGACCGGTCTGGCAGAGCGACAACACCGCGGCTCGCACCCGCGCGGCGGAACTCCTCGCCCAGGGCGAGGTGTTCGCCTTCGGCCTTTCCGAGAAGACCCATGGCGCCGACATCTACTCCACCGACATGCTGTTGACGCCGGACGGCAACGGCGGCTTCCGGGCCGACGGTTCCAAGTACTACATCGGCAACGGCAACGCCGCCGGGCTCGTCTCGGTCTTCGGTCGCCGCACTGACGTCGAGGGCCCGGACGGCTACGTCTTCTTCGCCGCCGACAGCCGCCACCCGGCCTATCACCTCGTGAAGAACGTCGTCGACTCCTCGAAGTACGTCAGCGAGTTCCGCCTCGAGGACTACCCGGTGGGCTCGGACGACGTCCTGCACACGGGCCGCGCCGCCTTCGACGCCGCCCTCAACACCGTGAACGTCGGCAAGTTCAATCTCTGCACCGCCTCGATCGGCATCTGCGAGCACGCGATCTACGAGGCGGTCACCCACGCGCACAACCGCATCCTGTACGGCCGCCCCGTCACCGCCTTCCCGCACGTGCGCCGCGAGTTGGCCGACGCGTACGTCCGCCTCGTCGGCATGAAGCTGTTCAGCGACCGCGCCGTCGACTACTTCCGCTCCGCCTCATCGGACGACCGCCGCTATCTGCTGTTCAACCCGATGACGAAGATGAAGGTGACCACGGAGGGCGAGAAGGTCATCGACCTGATGTGGGACGTGATCGCCGCCAAGGGCTTCGAGAAGGACACCTACTTCGCACAGGCCGCCGTCGAGATCCGGGGGCTGCCCAAGCTTGAGGGCACGGTCCACGTCAACCTCGCGCTGATCCTCAAGTTCATGCGCAACCACCTTCTGCACCCGGCCGAGTTCGCGGCCGTGCCGACCCGCCTCGACGCGGCCGACGACACGTTTCTCTTCGAGCAGGGACCGGCCCGTGGCCTGGGCTCCGTGCGCTTCCACGACTGGCGCCCCGCCTACGACGTATACGCCGGGGTGCCGAACGTCGCCCGCTTCCGGGAGCAGGCCGACGCCCTGTGCGAGTTCGTCACCACCTCAGCCCCCGACGAGGAGCAGAGCCGCGACCTCGATCTTCTTCTCGCCGTCGGCCAGTTGTTCGCGCTGGTGGTGCACGGCCAGCTGATCCTGGAGCAGGCCCGCCTGACGGACCTGGACGAGGACGTGCTCGACGAGCTGTTCTCCGTCCTCGTCCGCGACTTCTCCGCCTTCGCCGTCGAGCTGCACGGCAAGGACTCCGCCACCGCGGACCAGCAGCGCTGGGCGCTCGGTGCCGTTCGGCGTCCGGTCGTCGACGAAGCGCGTTCGGGGCGCGTCTGGGAGCGTGTCGAGGCACTGTCGGGGGCGTACGAAATGGCGCCGTGA
- a CDS encoding TetR/AcrR family transcriptional regulator, producing MRADARKNRDHLLAVAGTAITEQGVDVSLRDIARRAEVGLATLLRHFPTREALLEALLRTSFDELTAKAGELETSSSPEDALVSWLRDCVAWTTEYRGVTVLMAAAIEDTESALHASCVTLRAAGARLLTRAQAAGMARSDIDGADLFALVAMLAWLGDQPSLAPRADRLFDVVASAILTSAGNSHAKGERRPQTRS from the coding sequence ATGCGGGCCGACGCCAGGAAGAACCGCGACCACCTGCTCGCAGTAGCGGGCACCGCCATCACCGAGCAAGGCGTCGACGTGTCACTGCGCGACATCGCGCGCAGGGCCGAGGTCGGGCTCGCGACGCTGCTGCGGCACTTCCCGACGCGCGAGGCGCTGCTCGAGGCCCTGCTCCGCACGAGCTTCGACGAACTGACGGCAAAGGCAGGCGAGCTCGAGACGTCGAGCTCGCCCGAAGACGCTCTCGTTTCGTGGCTACGCGACTGCGTCGCGTGGACAACCGAGTATCGGGGCGTGACCGTGCTGATGGCAGCCGCCATCGAGGACACCGAATCCGCACTCCACGCTTCGTGCGTCACCCTGCGCGCAGCCGGTGCGCGGCTCCTCACCCGTGCCCAGGCCGCGGGCATGGCGCGGAGCGATATCGATGGCGCCGATTTGTTTGCGCTGGTAGCCATGCTCGCTTGGCTCGGCGATCAACCCTCGCTCGCGCCCCGCGCCGATCGCCTCTTCGACGTTGTCGCGAGCGCGATTCTGACGAGCGCCGGGAACAGCCATGCCAAGGGGGAACGCCGCCCTCAGACCCGTAGCTGA
- a CDS encoding DUF6300 family protein: MDRVELAETLPSCSRCGGSLTTSGVMPHEDASGFPIHLELCSSCDTDKPAAGALLRWFATGGGHDMARVHEGADLMTEWTKEAMAEQGWIWSDHNGR, from the coding sequence GTGGACCGTGTGGAACTCGCAGAGACGTTGCCGTCCTGCTCACGATGCGGTGGATCGCTGACCACCAGTGGCGTCATGCCGCATGAAGACGCGAGCGGCTTTCCGATCCACCTGGAACTGTGCTCCTCCTGCGATACCGACAAGCCCGCCGCCGGCGCTCTGCTGCGTTGGTTCGCGACCGGCGGCGGCCACGACATGGCACGCGTGCATGAGGGCGCGGACCTGATGACGGAGTGGACCAAGGAAGCCATGGCCGAGCAGGGCTGGATCTGGTCCGACCACAACGGCCGGTGA
- a CDS encoding NADP-dependent oxidoreductase: MPGDGQALVRVKAAGINPSEAAIRTGAVADLFPSTFPSGQGSDLAGVIEEVGAGVAGFLPGDEVIGFTQKRASQAELVLVEAGDLTRKPEKVSWEVAGSLYVVGVTAWGAVHAVQPKDGETVVISGAAGGVGSLAVQLARRTGAAVIGLASESNHEWLKSHDAIPVAYGEGIADRIRAAAPSGVDAFIDTFGHGYVELALALGVATDRIDTIADFAAAEKHGVKTDGGVAAGPGAKVLAELAGLIADGRLEVPIANVYPLAQVREAYTELERRHTHGKIVLRP; the protein is encoded by the coding sequence GTGCCCGGGGACGGGCAGGCCCTCGTACGCGTGAAAGCGGCCGGCATCAACCCCAGTGAGGCGGCCATCCGCACGGGGGCGGTGGCTGACCTGTTCCCGTCGACGTTCCCGTCCGGGCAGGGCAGCGACCTCGCCGGGGTCATCGAGGAGGTCGGCGCGGGGGTTGCTGGATTCTTGCCCGGCGACGAGGTGATCGGATTCACCCAGAAGCGGGCCTCCCAGGCCGAGTTGGTCCTGGTCGAGGCCGGTGACCTCACGCGCAAGCCGGAGAAGGTCTCATGGGAGGTGGCCGGCAGCCTGTACGTCGTCGGCGTAACGGCGTGGGGGGCGGTACACGCCGTCCAGCCCAAGGACGGCGAGACCGTCGTCATCTCCGGAGCCGCCGGGGGAGTCGGCTCGCTCGCCGTCCAGCTCGCGCGCCGTACCGGGGCCGCGGTCATCGGCCTGGCGAGCGAGAGCAACCACGAGTGGCTGAAGAGCCACGACGCGATCCCCGTCGCGTACGGCGAGGGCATCGCGGACCGCATCAGGGCCGCCGCGCCCAGCGGCGTGGACGCCTTCATCGACACCTTCGGCCACGGGTACGTCGAACTGGCCCTCGCCCTCGGCGTCGCGACCGATCGGATCGACACCATCGCCGACTTCGCGGCCGCCGAGAAGCACGGGGTGAAGACTGACGGAGGGGTCGCGGCCGGGCCGGGCGCCAAGGTGCTCGCCGAGCTTGCCGGCCTGATCGCCGACGGACGGCTCGAGGTGCCGATCGCGAACGTCTACCCGCTGGCGCAAGTCCGCGAGGCCTACACCGAGCTCGAACGCCGCCACACCCACGGCAAGATCGTCCTCAGGCCCTAG
- a CDS encoding NADP-dependent oxidoreductase: MPTHTMRAVRLHEHGGPEVLRYDEVPIPEPGPGEVLVRVHAVGINPPDWYLRGGLTRMPGETESTVSLPVIPGTDVSGVVEAVAADVDGLAVGDEVFGLLRFPSFDGSAYAEYVAAPASDLARKPAGIDHVHAAGAPMAGLTAWQFLIELGHDHPSPFQEARHRPTALDADTTVLINGAAGGVGHFALQLAKWKGARVIAVASGAHESFLSELGADQFIDYTKIRPEELVHDVDLVLDTVGGPDSSRFLRTLKRGGALFPVFPGEFDEEETAKLGVTVSSAQVRSNGAQLAELGRLLDAGTVRVAIDSTLALADARAAHERAARGHIQGKIVLTVA; this comes from the coding sequence ATGCCGACACACACGATGAGGGCGGTCCGGCTCCATGAGCACGGCGGCCCTGAAGTTCTGCGTTACGACGAGGTGCCGATTCCCGAGCCGGGGCCGGGTGAGGTGCTCGTTCGCGTTCACGCGGTCGGCATCAATCCTCCGGACTGGTACCTGCGCGGCGGGCTGACCAGGATGCCTGGGGAGACGGAATCGACGGTCAGCCTGCCGGTGATTCCGGGTACGGACGTCTCGGGCGTCGTCGAGGCCGTCGCCGCGGACGTAGACGGCCTCGCCGTAGGTGATGAAGTCTTCGGTCTTCTGCGTTTTCCCAGCTTCGACGGCAGCGCATACGCCGAGTACGTGGCCGCGCCCGCGTCGGACCTCGCACGCAAGCCGGCCGGCATCGACCACGTGCACGCCGCCGGGGCGCCCATGGCGGGGCTGACGGCGTGGCAGTTCCTGATCGAGCTCGGACACGATCACCCCTCGCCCTTCCAGGAGGCACGGCATCGCCCGACGGCACTCGACGCCGACACGACGGTGCTCATCAACGGCGCCGCGGGCGGCGTGGGGCACTTCGCGCTACAGCTGGCGAAGTGGAAGGGTGCACGTGTCATCGCGGTGGCATCGGGCGCGCATGAATCGTTCCTGAGCGAGCTCGGCGCCGATCAGTTCATCGACTACACCAAGATTCGTCCCGAGGAACTCGTGCACGACGTCGACCTCGTTCTCGACACCGTCGGCGGCCCCGACAGCAGCCGCTTCCTGCGCACGCTCAAGCGCGGCGGCGCCCTCTTCCCGGTGTTCCCTGGCGAATTCGACGAAGAAGAGACCGCGAAGCTGGGCGTCACGGTCTCGAGCGCACAGGTCCGCTCGAACGGCGCGCAGCTCGCTGAACTGGGACGCCTGCTCGACGCGGGCACGGTCCGCGTCGCGATCGACAGCACGTTGGCGCTCGCGGATGCCCGAGCAGCGCACGAACGCGCCGCCCGAGGGCACATCCAGGGCAAGATCGTGCTCACGGTCGCTTAG
- a CDS encoding oxidoreductase encodes MSDHLHVIESAGSYALGPWHVRRVGYGAMQLAGDNVFGPPRDRDEALRVLRAAVDSGVNHIDTAQYYGPSVVNELIREALRPYPADLAIVSKVAARRDAAGAVLPFDEPHQLRQGIEENLTTLGISHLAAVNLRMMDQSTPGKRFDSQLAALIQAREEGLVDGIGLSNISKRHLLRALEQTEVACVQNLFNLADQSSLDVLQECTNRGIAFVPFCPLGWPQGVQNHILTSPALAALGNRLQATPAQIALAWLLDLAPNILLIPGTRTRAHLAENLDAAGVQLDEASKAELARHFPATR; translated from the coding sequence ATGTCGGACCACCTGCACGTCATCGAATCCGCAGGGTCGTACGCTCTCGGCCCCTGGCACGTGCGCCGGGTCGGATACGGCGCGATGCAGTTGGCCGGCGACAACGTCTTCGGCCCGCCACGAGACCGCGACGAAGCGCTGCGCGTGCTGCGTGCCGCAGTCGACAGCGGCGTGAACCACATCGACACCGCGCAGTACTACGGCCCCAGCGTGGTGAACGAGCTCATCCGCGAGGCGTTGCGCCCCTACCCGGCCGACCTGGCGATCGTCAGCAAGGTGGCCGCCCGTCGCGATGCCGCCGGCGCGGTACTGCCCTTCGACGAACCACACCAGCTCCGCCAGGGCATCGAGGAGAACCTCACCACGCTGGGCATCAGCCACCTGGCCGCGGTGAACCTGCGCATGATGGACCAGTCAACACCCGGCAAGCGGTTCGACTCCCAACTGGCAGCCCTGATCCAGGCCCGCGAGGAAGGCTTGGTCGACGGCATCGGCCTCAGCAACATCTCGAAGCGGCACCTGCTGCGAGCGCTCGAGCAGACGGAGGTCGCCTGCGTCCAGAACCTCTTCAACCTCGCCGATCAGAGCTCCCTGGACGTGCTCCAGGAGTGCACGAACCGGGGCATCGCGTTCGTTCCCTTCTGCCCGCTCGGCTGGCCGCAGGGCGTCCAGAACCACATCCTGACGAGCCCGGCGCTGGCCGCGCTGGGCAATCGGCTGCAGGCGACCCCCGCACAGATCGCACTCGCCTGGCTCCTCGACCTCGCGCCCAACATCCTTCTCATCCCCGGAACCCGCACGCGCGCTCACCTGGCCGAGAACCTCGACGCCGCCGGAGTCCAGCTTGATGAGGCTTCCAAAGCGGAGTTGGCCAGACATTTTCCGGCGACGCGCTAG
- a CDS encoding nitroreductase family deazaflavin-dependent oxidoreductase, with amino-acid sequence MSEALDRNAKTIAEFRANEGRVGGVFEGAPLVLVHHRGRKSGQEHVSPTMYLPHDTEPDIVYVFATKGGAPTNPDWYRNLTAAGESTIERGTATYQVTVRELIGAERDRIYAEQARRYPGFAEYARQTAGIRIIPVLELRRA; translated from the coding sequence ATGAGCGAAGCACTCGACCGGAACGCGAAGACCATCGCAGAGTTCCGAGCGAACGAGGGCAGGGTCGGCGGGGTCTTCGAGGGCGCTCCGCTGGTCCTCGTCCATCACCGCGGCCGCAAGAGCGGGCAGGAGCACGTCAGCCCGACGATGTACCTCCCGCACGACACCGAGCCGGACATCGTCTACGTTTTCGCAACCAAGGGCGGAGCACCCACCAACCCGGATTGGTACCGCAACCTGACCGCCGCCGGTGAGAGCACCATCGAACGCGGCACTGCGACCTACCAGGTGACCGTCCGCGAACTGATCGGCGCCGAACGGGACCGCATCTACGCCGAGCAAGCGCGGCGTTACCCCGGCTTTGCCGAGTACGCACGCCAGACTGCCGGAATCCGCATCATTCCCGTGCTCGAACTCCGGCGGGCGTAG
- a CDS encoding DUF899 domain-containing protein, translated as MAAPHVVAGCPSRSAIADGFDGSVIHLANDDVTLCAVSRAPIAKLQAYKQRMGWSRYLHDGGGPDGVLSDRAPDPCGERVGAPLLVVAEIVDVQSPLSTLL; from the coding sequence GTGGCCGCGCCGCATGTAGTGGCAGGGTGCCCGTCCCGCTCGGCGATCGCTGACGGTTTTGACGGCTCAGTCATCCACCTCGCGAACGACGATGTCACGCTCTGCGCGGTGTCGCGGGCTCCGATCGCGAAACTGCAGGCGTACAAGCAGCGGATGGGCTGGAGCCGCTATTTGCACGACGGTGGAGGTCCGGATGGCGTGCTCTCTGACCGAGCACCGGATCCGTGTGGTGAACGGGTCGGCGCGCCACTGTTGGTAGTGGCCGAGATCGTCGATGTCCAATCACCACTGTCAACCTTGTTGTAG
- a CDS encoding SDR family NAD(P)-dependent oxidoreductase — MTENSVSAQAAPWATHQGRVAVVTGAARGLGASIARGLARRGATVAAVDLSAPEQTYKEIEEAGGTCVPLVADVSDPDAVRALHDSVLAACGPAGILVNNAGIAGMAPLADVDFAHWRRVLSTNLDSQFLMSTAFAADMRERGWGRIVNMSSSAIYTNTTDMTPYLASKAGILGLTSGLANDLAPFGITVNAVSPAFTRTPLIDETVADGAMPAGIDSLLATEQAIKRRATPEDIVGTVLFLTGEDSAFVTAKFIAADGGYTRNY, encoded by the coding sequence ATGACAGAGAACAGCGTCTCCGCCCAAGCCGCACCGTGGGCCACGCACCAAGGCCGCGTCGCCGTCGTAACCGGCGCCGCGCGTGGCCTCGGCGCCTCCATCGCCCGCGGACTGGCGCGCCGGGGCGCGACCGTCGCCGCAGTCGACCTGTCGGCCCCCGAGCAGACGTACAAGGAGATCGAGGAGGCCGGCGGCACGTGCGTTCCGTTGGTCGCCGATGTCTCCGACCCGGACGCGGTCCGCGCGCTGCACGATTCGGTGCTGGCTGCCTGCGGGCCCGCCGGCATCCTGGTCAACAACGCCGGGATCGCCGGCATGGCGCCGCTCGCGGACGTCGACTTCGCGCACTGGCGCCGAGTGCTGTCCACCAACCTCGACTCCCAGTTCCTCATGTCCACGGCCTTCGCCGCGGACATGCGCGAGCGCGGCTGGGGACGGATCGTCAACATGAGCTCCTCGGCGATCTACACCAACACCACCGACATGACGCCGTACCTCGCCAGCAAGGCAGGCATCCTCGGACTGACCAGCGGCCTGGCCAACGACCTGGCCCCCTTCGGCATCACGGTCAACGCCGTCTCCCCGGCGTTCACCCGCACCCCGCTGATCGACGAAACCGTCGCGGACGGGGCCATGCCCGCCGGCATTGACTCCCTGCTCGCCACCGAGCAGGCGATCAAACGCCGCGCCACGCCCGAGGACATCGTCGGCACCGTGCTCTTCCTCACCGGCGAGGACTCCGCCTTCGTCACCGCCAAGTTCATCGCAGCCGACGGCGGCTACACCCGCAACTACTGA
- a CDS encoding NAD(P)H-dependent oxidoreductase, whose translation MVVLGVTKNAIDYAYAEWNNKAAAFVSYSTVGGVHAVEHVRS comes from the coding sequence GTGGTTGTACTCGGGGTGACGAAGAACGCGATCGACTACGCCTACGCCGAGTGGAACAACAAGGCCGCAGCGTTCGTCTCCTACAGCACCGTCGGCGGCGTCCACGCTGTCGAGCACGTGCGCAGCTGA
- a CDS encoding glycoside hydrolase family 15 protein: protein MAFDTTGFEQADSSRYIPISKHGLIGDLRTTALVGTNGTIDWYCCPRFDSPSVFGSILDADRGGSFELAAEVPTRTRQFYFPDTNVLITRFFAADGVAEIQDFMPVVDESREAARHRLIRRVVCVRGTLPFRARIAPRFGYGAEAHTTNLEGHTAVFRSPSLTLALTATAPLESDGLDVWSHFKLLEGESHVFALDQIGDDVAPRSCPRAEAQEQAEATVRFWRHWLAGSRYHGRWRETVNRSALVLKLLTYAPTGAIVAAPTTSLPEQIGGERNWDYRYVWVRDAAFCVYAMLRLGFTSEAEAFMGFCERGIMGGTGATGPLQIMYGIDGRSELPEYELPHLEGYLGSAPVRVGNAATGQLQLDIYGALIDSIYLYDKWGQPISSARWDEVGAMADWLCEHWDQPDEGIWETRAGRRNFVYSRLMCWVGLERAIRMANRRGLPADLPRWRQSRDAIYRQIMQRGWSAQRGAFVQALDDDVLDASLLMMPMAKFISPTDPKWLSTLDALTADLVSDSLVYRYDPTASPDGLHGPEGTFSICSFWYVEALARAGRLEEARLAFEKMLTYANHLGLFAEEIGPTGEQLGNFPQAFTHLSLISAAFNLDRALG, encoded by the coding sequence ATGGCGTTCGACACGACTGGTTTCGAGCAGGCCGACAGCAGCCGCTACATACCGATCTCCAAACACGGTCTGATCGGCGATCTTCGAACGACCGCCCTGGTCGGCACGAACGGCACCATCGACTGGTACTGCTGCCCGCGCTTTGATTCGCCCAGCGTGTTCGGGTCCATCCTCGACGCCGACCGGGGCGGCTCGTTCGAGCTGGCCGCCGAGGTCCCGACACGCACCAGGCAGTTCTACTTCCCCGACACGAACGTCCTGATCACGCGGTTCTTCGCCGCAGACGGCGTGGCCGAGATACAGGACTTCATGCCCGTGGTCGACGAGTCGCGGGAGGCGGCCCGGCACCGGCTGATCCGGCGGGTGGTCTGCGTCCGCGGAACCCTCCCGTTCAGGGCGCGGATCGCCCCCCGCTTCGGCTACGGCGCCGAAGCGCACACCACGAACCTCGAAGGCCACACGGCGGTGTTTCGCTCCCCGTCACTGACGCTCGCGCTGACCGCCACCGCACCCCTGGAGAGCGACGGCCTGGATGTGTGGTCGCACTTCAAGCTCCTAGAGGGCGAGTCCCACGTGTTCGCCCTCGACCAGATCGGCGACGACGTGGCCCCTCGGTCCTGTCCACGCGCCGAGGCACAGGAGCAGGCCGAGGCGACGGTCAGGTTCTGGCGTCACTGGCTGGCCGGTTCGCGCTACCACGGGCGGTGGCGGGAAACGGTGAACCGCTCCGCTCTGGTACTCAAGCTGCTCACCTACGCCCCGACCGGTGCGATCGTCGCCGCACCGACCACCAGCCTGCCCGAGCAGATCGGCGGCGAGCGCAACTGGGACTACCGCTACGTCTGGGTCCGCGACGCCGCCTTCTGCGTCTACGCGATGCTGCGCCTGGGGTTCACCTCGGAGGCCGAGGCGTTCATGGGGTTCTGCGAGCGCGGCATCATGGGCGGCACCGGTGCGACCGGCCCGTTGCAGATCATGTACGGCATCGACGGGCGCAGCGAGCTGCCCGAGTACGAGCTGCCGCACCTGGAGGGCTACCTCGGCTCCGCACCGGTCCGGGTCGGCAACGCCGCCACCGGCCAGCTCCAGCTGGACATCTACGGAGCCCTGATCGACTCGATCTACCTGTACGACAAGTGGGGACAGCCGATCAGCAGCGCCCGCTGGGACGAGGTCGGCGCGATGGCGGACTGGCTCTGCGAGCACTGGGACCAGCCCGACGAGGGAATCTGGGAGACCCGCGCGGGCCGGCGGAACTTCGTCTACTCGCGGCTGATGTGCTGGGTGGGACTGGAGCGGGCGATCCGCATGGCGAACCGCCGCGGCCTCCCGGCCGACCTGCCCCGCTGGCGGCAGTCCCGGGACGCGATCTACCGGCAGATCATGCAGCGCGGCTGGTCGGCCCAGCGGGGCGCGTTCGTCCAGGCCCTGGACGACGATGTCCTGGACGCCTCGCTGCTGATGATGCCGATGGCCAAGTTCATCTCGCCCACCGACCCCAAGTGGCTCTCCACCCTGGACGCCCTCACCGCAGACCTGGTCTCCGACTCCCTGGTCTACCGCTACGACCCGACCGCCAGCCCCGACGGCCTGCACGGCCCCGAGGGCACCTTCTCGATCTGCTCCTTCTGGTACGTCGAGGCACTGGCCCGTGCAGGCCGACTGGAGGAAGCCCGGCTCGCTTTCGAGAAAATGCTCACCTACGCCAACCACCTCGGCCTGTTCGCCGAGGAGATCGGCCCGACCGGCGAACAACTCGGCAACTTCCCCCAGGCCTTCACCCACCTCTCGCTGATCAGCGCCGCCTTCAACCTCGACCGCGCACTCGGCTGA